atttcataagattgatgTGTCTAATTAAGTTTAAACGTATCTTCATAAAAAACCTTAACTCAATAAATAATTACAACTGCTCCAAAAAGAATTTTCTATATAATTGGGCCCAACAACTGGTCTGGGTCTATGTTGGGCCGTATTATATATGCTTAGGAGGTGTTTGTGGAATTCATACATAATTTCTTGGTTCTATGTATATAATGTTTGGTTTGTAGAAAATACACATTTCCTAACTCGATTTGACGATTTTACCCTCATAGCTTTCACCTAATGACTTCATTTGCTCTATGCCCCTAAATcgaaaaaaatgagtaaaatgagagagaggaaggaaaataaagtaatggaagtagtgttagtagattgTAGGGTCTACTTTTTaaatagaaattttttatttttaagagattgacaaaaatggaaatagtttctaATTTTAAGGATGGATGTAGTATATTTGTATCATATTTTACTGTCGTTAAAAACATTGCGCTCCTCCCTCTCTTGGTTTGACGCCGAAGGCTCTTTTGCACCTTGATCGTGATTTACGAAAATATCAAAAGGAGATAAGTCTCAAGCATGAGCCTTTTCTAGCCATGACTTCAAAATATTGTGTGATTCTGAGTTTGTAGATTCATAGTCCAAGTTTGGTTACTCTTTGGCAAATAGTTTTCGTCAGGTGGTAGTCCAATTTCCAACAATTGTTAACGAGACCGACTCACTAGCCTCCCCAAGTGGCTCGGTGGGCCCGCTCCAGCGTGGAGGTGGGGCTACTGGTCCAACAACGGGGACAGTCAAGTTATGATTTTATCGGGTTAGTATGACGTTTGTACAGATTTTTTTTATAGGGATCAAAGTGTAATTACCCAAAAACTCCTATTCAATTCCACCCCATATGTTGATTCCCCAAAACGCCCCCAACAATCCACAGGAATTCCGGTAATACCCTTAACATTCCCCTTCTTTGTTCTCCCTCTCCCGACTTCCCAAGTTTATAGTATTTGAAACCATTACTGCAAAACACACACTGCAGCGTGTTTGTGCGTGAAAAATTGTACGGAGTAAGCTATGGAGGTTGGCGCGCACAACAGCCCTCGCACTGTGGAAGAGGTCTTCCGAGATTTCAAGGGTAGGCGTATTGGCTTGATCAAAGCTCTCACCACCGGtatggttttttttatttcattttgtttctCAATTTCGTCATTTCTCGTTGGTTTAATTGGAATTGTCTCTtgcttaatttgttttttttcgaGATTTAGGGTTTCTGGTCTAATTGGGTAGTTTCTAATGCTCCAGCTTTTCGATTTAATTTTCGAGCTTTAGGGTTTTCAATTTGTTTGGTTTGTAGCGCTCTTTGTCATACTAAATTTGTGcttgtttttttcctttttcagaTGTTGAAGAATTTTTTCAACGCTGCGATCCTGGtgagtaattggagttgtgtggTTGATTAGAGTGGTTTAGTAGAGTGAATTTATGTGTGATTTTGTAGTTTGTTTGCTTGTTTGGTGACAATTTCGCTTTCTTTTGTATGGATATTAGTACAAGTCTGTTAAGATATGAGCTGTTCCATGGTTGAGTATTTTATGTTATTGATTTTGGTATCTGATAGtattaaagttgttgtcatgagATAATTTGTGATGAAATCATTGCTTAAAAGAGCAATGCTTAGGTCTTTTTGCAAATAATTTTTCTGTAAAGGATAATATCTTGCTTATAGCCGTTTTTatgtttatatttcattttttaataataaatttggGATTGCTTTTCTCTGCTCTCAGCTTTATGTGAACCGAAGCAATGCGTATCTGTTTCAGTTGTCCAAGCATCCGATGCTCAAACATTTTCCTATAGTTATCCTTATATTTTTGCTTATTATTTTATGCAATCTTAAGTGTCGGTTTATTGGTTTCCCCTTCCTTTCTAGTTGTagtcagtgttgttagggtcgcggggcgcactGGGTCGATGAGGTAAAAATttgggtcgcgggtcgacgagtcgacggggtcgagagacccacaaatctaggctaatttttttgccttttaatattaaataaaataaatatattgctctaatgtttataatatatcaaataatataaatgtagacgcagatcatgtgaatagagataaaggggaaaatagaaatgatcaaaatatcaaaacagttcataagtcataacacaataaataattgaaatcattgtctgaaaatatcaaaacaaaggaatatatgaagggtggcagcaaaagatctttgaattgtttatttgttaaGGAGTGACgaggccgaattctaaagtgtagaaagtcggtttgaaaagtttgatgtggtgcatgcatatatatagagaatcgtgattgagagagtcagaaaacatgttagagatttgagaaaatcagagataacatgtgtttagggcgacccaggcgacccagcggcgaccctgtatctcgatcaacccacccatgttggggcggtgatggtctcgacccgggcaacccgagcgacccgaacgacattttgacaacactggttGTAGTGTACAATGTTGTGCTCATGCTCGTTATTGTTAGCACTTTTTTTTGTCATATCAGCATATCATTTAGCTTGTTGACACAGCTTAGCTTTGGTATCGGCTCCACGACCTACTACCTAGTCCACAaaattgtgtattgtgtttacaAACGTTGAAAATTTTGTAGAGAAGGAGAATCTATGCCTTTATGGATTTCCTACCGAGCAGTGGGAAGTTAATCTCCCTGCTGAGGAGGTGCCTCCAGAGCTACCAGAGCCTGCTTTAGGTATAAACTTTGCCAGAGATGGCATGCAAGAGAAAGACTGGTTGGCTCTAGTTGCTGTCCACAGTGATGCATGGCTACTTTCTGTTGCTTTCTATTTTGGTGCAAGATTTGGTTTTGATAAAGCTGACAGGTAGGCTAATTTGTaagttatgaattctttagaatatcattttgaaaaaaatcattttcttttgtttcttctaTTTTCAATTCTTTTCTTCTGTCATCTTTGTGAGGTTTGGTATTATTGAAGGAAAATCGCTTTGATGCTGAAGATATGACTTGATGTTATTCTCAACTTTATTCTGCATTTCAAATACCTACTGGATGTTTTGTCTCCGACACTCCATGTGTTGATGATTTGAAGAATTAGTGTATTCTTTCTTCCACTCATTTGGCTGTCCTCTTATGAGCAtaacttttaaataaattttagccTAAGCATTCTTTACAATTGGAACTTTTTGGCTGTTGGTTGTGTTACTGAACTTACACCTATTTTCTAATGTACCATTGGGATTGCAGTATAAAAGAGTTCTGTTTGATGTTGTTAATTGTCTTGTGGGGTGCCATTCTTTTGAACAAGGGGTTCGAAGTGATGTTTAGATAACATCCACCCAGTTTTGGGATATAACAAGTTCATATTTTAATCTTAATGTAAGATTTCCTTACTCTTGATACTTGAGTAGCACTTTTGCCATTTGGAAACAGAGTTTGGCTTGCTTGAAATTTTATGAGCTTTTTTGCCTTTTGTATTTAGCTTCTCCCCATGGTTTATGGATGCAGGAAACGCCTATTCAATATGATAAACGATCTTCCTACAATTTTTGAAGTTGTGACTGGGGCTGCAAAGATGCAATTCCAAGATAAATTGGGTGTCACAACTCACAGTGGAAGCAAATCTAAGCCAAActtaaaaatggtaaaatccTTGTCTCAGTTGT
This portion of the Salvia splendens isolate huo1 chromosome 10, SspV2, whole genome shotgun sequence genome encodes:
- the LOC121751365 gene encoding PHD finger protein ALFIN-LIKE 5-like — translated: MEVGAHNSPRTVEEVFRDFKGRRIGLIKALTTDVEEFFQRCDPEKENLCLYGFPTEQWEVNLPAEEVPPELPEPALGINFARDGMQEKDWLALVAVHSDAWLLSVAFYFGARFGFDKADRKRLFNMINDLPTIFEVVTGAAKMQFQDKLGVTTHSGSKSKPNLKMEKMSTLQSKDESEGLDEEEEEDEEEHGDTLCGACGENYAQDEFWICCDICERWFHGKCVKITPARAEHIKQYKCPTCSNKRARP